The region gtggtgggaatgggtgatggctgataggtgtggtgaacctgtagacgactgttaatgactgcaattggaaCAACCTTCTACAATAGCTGTTGTCAAAATGTTGGTGTTAGCAGCAAATACCAGTGTGAACCAATTGGGTGTGTGGGCACTCCCAATGCTCCTCGTCCATTGTTGTgcctgactcttcatgaccccatggaccagagcaccccaggcactcctgtcttccactgcctcccgcagtttggtcagactcatgttcgtagcttcaagaacactgtccaaccatctcgtcctctgtcgttcccttctccctgtgccctcaatctttcccaacatcagggtcttttccagggagtcttctcttctcatgaggtggccaaagtattggagcctcagcttcaggatctgtccttccagtgagcactcagggctgatttccttcagaatggataggttggtcttcttgcagtccatgggactctcaagagtctcctccagcaccataatttttaattattattattaaaggttttctcagtttacaaagacgtgtgcaatgtctctcatgacatttttacagatcagtttcaattgttgagacattggggaggaaaagggggagagcggtagataagggaagggggtggggggtctaacaatgtttctgttttatttagtgtccatcgggggggggggctttgtcagcgtcggttgtgcaggttctttgttgtgcatttttgCGCTTTCTTCCTCTTGCCACGGGGCGAAGGAAGGTGGGTGCGGTAGgtgcgggccgccccgggtgtcaccactgaggggggtgacaaaaatgctgggcggcactcaccgcagggcccaCAGCGCACccacaggctccatgctgcccaaacagtcagcccactgcctcccccccccccagctgtagggcggctgagtgggagggagCAGGCAGACGCTGGAGGCCCCGCAGTGCACCCCGCCCCTATGGTGCTTGAGTGGCTTCCTCCGCTGCTGGCTTACTCTCTGGTTATTTTTCCTCTTTGCACCCTTTATTTGTGCCCTGATTGGCAAGAAAGGCGTCGTCgccactgtcaggagtatgggcaggagtcaggctctggggcctgtagtgctttgcaggactggggcctgcctcagcttgtgctggagaagcaaggagtggtcactcaggtgaagcctcagcttgtgctggagaggcaaggagtggtcactcaggtgaggccacttgatacctcactgcacctggtggcaggagctgggagggataaaagctcagcatttcccttcagctctttgccacagcaacgcgatccctgcctggttgcatctcgCCTCTTGCTcattggacccttgccttgctgacaccttgatcctcgacccttggacctttgccttgccaacgccttgctccttgactcccagcccttcgcctctgccttgctccttgaccctgcgactgcctgctgctggaccctcagccctgcacctgctcctgcttctacaccaccatcttgcctctggtcctgacgtccccagccagggcttcaaccacccgcTGACCGGACCATGACAGCCACCTTGAACGGTGGGAAAGAGGGCGGAGAGGAGAGCCCACTTCTCTGGACCCTCCTTCCCGGGGAGGCAAAGCGCaaagcgctgctgctgcttctcctcctagcCATGGGCACCAGCTGTGGGCACcaggtttgcccttctatgggcaccaaaaatggccgacgacgacaccggaagtcgtgtcggcgcacttctggtcatgcgtagaagctacttttgaagccgctggcggccatttttggtgcccatagaagggcaaagcgacaccggaagttgcgtcgacgcaacttccggtgtcacacagctgccggtcccggattctgcagtccgggacttggaaggtaaggctgggGGGAAAGCTGCCAGTAACGGACAGGCCCTGAAACCAGATCTCGACATGACCTGAGCACATCAGGAAATGTTGGAGAGCAAGTTCAGTGTAATAGAATATCAGCCACCAGGGGGATGGGGTTCCCCACTGCCAGCTCTCcaggccttatatcccctgcaaGAGGAACAGGGGCCGTGAAAGTGGAGGCTTCACTAAAGAATGCTATGGACGCTAGGTGGATAGCTGTCATTTTAGCATCAAAGTCCTGCCAGCATAGCGGTTTTGACTaatatgcacacttccccccagCAAATTTATCTAATATAATTCATTTCCCCATGTTATTTCCCCATAATATCCCATGAAATTTGTCTGCTTCCCTGTAATTTGCATTTTTTACAACTTGTTAAGGTGGGGAAGCGCTGTCCAAAATTCATAGAATCTTGAAGGATAACCACATTTCAGTTTGCAGTacgaattacagtggtacctctgcttgcGAACGGGATCTATTCTGGAGATCCGGTCGGATCCCAAGGAATTCACAACtggaggtgctgcttctgcacatgcgcgcggcACGGTTTagctcttctgcgcatgcgcgcggcacatagagcgcttctgtgcatgcccggggGGGCGAAACCTgggaaaatacttctgggtttgctgtgtgAATCGGAGGtgaacgtaagtagaggtaccactgtaccaaccTAAATTGCTCCACTACCCCTAGTTATGGTTTCTTCCTAGGTTAGTTGCACACCCTAGCTAATTTTAATTTCTTCCTAAGATTATATTTTATTGGGTAAGATCTACTATCAGgtcagtgtttttcttcttcttaatgctTTTATTGCAACATTGATATTAGCTTCCCACAGTCATTTCGTTTTGCCGTGCTTTAAAGTTATCATGATGTACCCACATAAACCCACACAAACATGGTTGGCATCCGTTTGGCATCTTATAGAATAGCAAATGGTTTCTCCCTGTAAAGATGACCTGCGCTCAGAAACTGATAAACCCTGATGTGTTCTTGAATGCTCTGGGGGATTTTTCCAATGGAGACAGTTGATGAAACAGTGAGATGAAACAGGCCATTGAGTCCGAGCTACTTCTTGGTTCTCTGAAGAGCTCCAGGCTATGAAACAAGCTGGATGAAAACTGGAGAGCAGGTGGCACAAGTCTTGGTCTGAAGCCAACCGAACGCTAGTCAGAATTGCAGGCAGCAGAAAAGGCTCGTTTTACAAGGGCTGTTCCCAGTAGAGGAATGCACACAGCTGGGAATTaagccaatcaatcaatcaatcaatcaatcaaaacctttattggcaccatccagaaacattcaaaacaaaCTGGCCAGTACAATCACGTcgccatatcatcagtacagtcaGTTGCCTAAAGGAAGAGAAGGTCggcaatctatttcacctctgtgggtctccagcaagggcagggtcctgtaatgtactttggcggcttcctccccctttccctctcccttccttcctctcccaagcggagcaggggctctgcgaccctgccagagccatgccctctacttcctgctttcccgctggactcttccccctccccgctcccgctgGTACTCGGGGAAGAACTGGTTCTCAAGATGGGAGGGTGTTGTCTgtagcccctgtccctcacagcggCAAAAGATCAGATTGAGGAACTTAGCTACTGTCTTAGTcagctcctggtctctcccctgtaataggaagcgaATAACCTCTATCTCCGGTTTCCATTTTGGGATACGTAGTTGATCCAGGTGTTGCTGGTGGATATCGCCATACATTTTGCACTTaaggaccatgtgagctagagtttccaccaggtgggcatcacatgggcagatcctatctccttcAACCGTCCCCGTGAACCTACCCCAGAGGAAGTTAGAGGGGTTAGCGTTAAACCTAGCCAGTGAGAAAGCCCTTCTTTCATGCGGGTTAAACAGAAATGGTAGGTCATTGGGATCAGATTCCTGTGCCCAAGCGAGTtgaaaataaagaggggaacatgtttttcTCGCAGCTAAGATCAGTTCCTGATGCTCTGTTGTAGGGGCAAAGACGACACGACAcaaaggcaggttgaactcaatgggaaggcgaccaagagcagagctcgagcgcttccttttattgaaagctcaggatgacagttaatcattacgacagtgtaacttctagccaattacagcagtgcagtcccatacaaggtgatgtttcctgtaacgtcacaaccggtcactccctaagacaggcatccccaaaccgcggccctccagatgttttggcctacaactcccatgatccctagctaacaggaccagtggttggagaagatgggaattgtagtccaaaacatctggagggccgaagtttggggatgcctgccctaagacatcctccatagctcacgtgttgttttgccatgccctctgtccatgctccaagcacatgtcactctgtaaacaccccctcctcattcccattgtgttgccctccttggcttgacccatctggtttgtcctgattcatccagttccatccagatcctcctagatccttctagctctgttgtgacctgttgccctgctgacctgagcctctgacctgtccttcttcacgtgtttcccattctgacattagccggtttgccgtgctaatgcccacactctcgaagattggtgtggcttgccagcaccagatctcagccattcccacacatgccagctcaatttcctcgtgtaatccccacaatGCTCTATGTCCCATAACCTGGTTTTTAACATGGCTTTGTCGATTGGAAAAGCCACGGCACCTAGGAGATCATCTGAGAGCAGAATTAAGTCTTTATTGCCAAAGTCACTTCTGCAGCTTGGATGACCCATGCACACCAATCAGgcatctaggcagctattcccaggtctgCAACATGGGACCCCTCCCCCTCCACCAGTTTATTCACCTTCTCCCAATGGGCTGCATGCATGGAGCCAGAGGCTACActatcaggcagagggccttctcggtagttttGACCAGATGTCAAAacgaaaaataactaccagacttttagaggacacctgaaggcagccctgtttagggaagcttttaatctttaagaaattagtgtattttaatatttctgttggaagccgcccagagtggctggggaaacccagccagatgggcggggtataaataataaattattattattattattattattattattattattattattttattatcatcatGGAAGCTGCCCCTGCTCGTCCTGCTTCAGTTCTCTCCTAGTTCTCTTCCTCTAGTTCTGAATCTTcacctgcctctgattcttgcctcctggctaGTACAGGTCCTCATAAACCACTGCTCATCTCTCCCAAGTCGGactccagcccccctccccctggtcCATACTCATCAGCATCCTGCCAGACCCTGGCACTCTAGAAGCTGGATGGTGGAGTTATCTCAGACAGTCGGGGAGGTTACTGATGACTGCCATTGTTGGGGAAGGATCTCTGGAGCCCTAAAAGACCCACTGTGGCCAACTGGCTAGGCACAGTAGTTGCTCAACttgggagcatacctgccaagttcctttctgaaaaataagggaccggaccgaaattagcataccggcagtagcgcggtggccattttggaactgggcggagcacgcTCAGAAGtgtcttttgatgctgctgtgcccagttccaaaatggctgtcgcaccagaagtcgcactgcagccattttggaactgggcagagcagcatcaaaagtcgcttctgagcatgctccgcccagttccaaaatggctgccgcgccagaataaaccggggaaaaacaaaaaaaatccgtttttttggctggggactgctggaaaaacgggggtttcccagggaaaacgggagacttggcagctatgcttggaagTGATCTTGACTGCAGCTTTGGAGGATGTTTTGTGGGGTCAGGAtaccctccagccctaggagccttCATAGGGGAATTGTTTCCagtggaagaactgtgagggggggAGACTTTGTCTGTCATCATGGGGTGGGTGGTTTCACCTGTGCTGCCCACCCAAGAAACCAGAAGGAGGGAACTGCTGCCACAGTGTGTTGTTGGGAgtttgtgtctttctttcttcaagcgGGTGGCAGGTCCTCGACTCACAAAAGCAAAGACGTGTACAATCAAGTTTGATTGGTTTAGGTGTGACTGCAAACTTACGTAATCTGAAATTGTTTTTCAACATTCCCCAAACAAAGCTGCTTCCCCAAACAATTGCTGAACATTCCTGTTGCAAGGAAATGTTTTTATCAGCTGGGCGTGTCAACGATAAAAAAAGTTGAGCTGACTTtatgaagtctttttttttaataataactagctggcgttgctgtggttctttcttgtgattccccccactctgtccggacatTTCTTAGCTGGTGGTGGAGTCTGCTCACCATTAAATTTCGGCATAACCACTATTCACCGTGCTCCGTCCTATTTAACATCGCTTACGGCCGCATCTCACCGATATaccttcattaaagctaggttcaatgtttttccaacaaacgtgctgagacatGGATTTACTCAGGGCCAAGTCTcgtcaatgtgtgcttgtgaaattaaaacatctgaatctctacatcgtgttatgtttatctgccctatgtacagttcggctcgtgctagtatactaatctccataatccagcctatggctgacaaaccagttgacctacagcttgcctgggttcttcaagatgtgggtccttatattactctacaggttgctaaattcctaacagccgtcctctcgtacaagagacggaatggaatgttagctgattatttatagttataagaattttctctaatgacatcagatattgattttagtgtAGTGCCtcaatttttaatcataatcttaaacttttctttttgaattgttaatatttgtccttgtgagctgtgaattgtgttatattatttgtggcttgtacgagtccgctgtttcatttgatttattttgttgtgttgtgttttatgatgggcgtaaaatCGAATAAACATATTTTGGTTTGGTCCGGACATAAGACTTATCCTgcccccccggttcatccctgtgactgcccccaccctgtcccgacccatgagctatcgagcccccccccccgcggcacatccatgtgactggcaccaccctgtcctgactcatgagctatcgagccccctcctacccccaccccccgtctgagccctctgttgtctccggggaGTGTGGGTCTTGcatcattattccgctcagggggtcgcctggggtttgggggactccgcctgccCATGCAATGATTCCCTGCCCCTCTGCTCACCTGGACTGTCGTACACAGGAGGCACCCTCCATCCCCCATCCCCCACAGGGGCCCATCCTGCGCACCCACCCCGGGCGGTGTGGGCATATATTCCATCACTGGGGGAATATATTGAATGTGAATTTAAAGAacccttaacaagccacagtgcccagaattctttgaggtggGAAAGGTGCTTTGAATGTGGTTTAAAGGTATAGTGCTCATTGAAGCTCATGTGCCCCTATCCCCAACCCCCACACCAAACAGGTAACTATTAGTGCTTCAACCCTTCTGTTGCCACCTATTATATTTCCCTGATCTGAACTGAACCAGCGCACCAGCTGGTGGAATCGATGGCAGAAATTCCCCCTAGTACttgggtcagcaacctttttcaaccgtgggccggtccaccgtccctcagaacaTGCGGTGGGCCggaaatattatttttttgggggggggggggggaatgaacgaattcctatgccccacaaataacccagagatgcattttaaataaaagcacacattctactcatgtaaaaacaccaggcaggccccacaaataacccagagatgcattttaaataaaaggatacattctgctcatgtaaaaacacgcttattcccggaccgtctgcaggccggattgagaaggcgattgggccgcatccggtccccaacccttaggttgcctacttcTGCCCTAGTACTTTCCTCCTGGTAtcattcactcactcattcattctTACATTTAGATGTCACCTTTCCACCCAGGAGCTCACTCTCTCCTCCATGTCACATTGTTGAATGGAGACTAGAACCTTGGTTTCCCAGATCCTAGACCCCACCAtaccacatttttgtatgttactttcgtgaatatatgcatttttatgcacgctttaccccagtatacacatttttctacACATTAGTTGCCAGGAAACCTGCGCTGCAAAATTGGGGGAAAACCTGAGTTCCCAAGGACAGCTGTTTCTGTTTACATATAGCTTCAGGACCTCCAAATTAATTAACTtagcttccccctcccttattTGCAGCGCCAccaatcatgggcgtacccaggatcaaaactagggggggggcaaggggaggggccaaggcacggaaggggaggggccacaaagtgggcgggaacagcgaactcgcgctccgccgggctgtgcccctccctagcagcagggctggtgggcggaggcggagcccagcccagcggagcgcgagttcagcgttcctgcccgccgcgccgcgctctctggttccccgccgcgcttggccttgcctgacggcgcgccggggagctggagggagggtgcggcgcggtgcggcgggaatggcgaactcgcgctccgccgggctgtgctccgcctctgcccaccagccctgcttctagagtagggcagctgccctaacttgccgcatggtgggtacgcccttgccaccAATCACTTCTTACCTTATTTTTGATTCCATCCTGCAAAGTCACCcacattttcccctcctcccccttgctGCTTCCCCTTTTGTTCCCAAGTCAGATCCATCTATTACAGAGTTACATCTGCATTTCTActgattaaaaataaagaaatatttaaaagctGCGCACGCTCAATCTACATTCAAAAAAACATAAACCACAACTGGAATTAAAAAACACTCCCATCTGTTACAAGCTCTAGTTCAGATATTATTTTAGTGGAAATAAATTAACCTTAGCAAGGGTTAACCTTTGATTCATCTGCTTACTGGCTCCACCTAGATTCATGATAAGTGAAGCAACTTTTTACACCcacttgttttttccccctgcaaGAGCTGGCTTGTGCTTTTGTATCACAGAGCTCCGAAAGATGGCTTTCTGGGCGATGGTCCTATGTGCCGTCCTGGCATGCATATTGGGGGGGCTCTATCTGGTGGGGGCGTTCCGCCAGAGGAGAGCCAAAGAGCCCCCTTTAGATAAAGGCCTCATCCCGTGGCTTGGACATGCATTGAGCTACCGAAAGGACGGTGTTGACTTCTTGCAAAGGATGCAGAAGAAGCATGGAGATATCTTCACGGTCCTGCTTGGAGGATATTATTTCACCTTTGTGATGGACCCACTCTCCTATGGAGCTATTGTGAAGGAAGCAAGAACCAGGCTGGATTTCAATGCCTTCGCCACACAACTTGTGGCCCAAGTGTTTGGTTTTAAACCTGAAATAAGCACTCATAAGATAATAGAGACAGCCAGCGTAAAGCACCTCAAGGGCAATGGGCTCGTGGTGATGACCCAGGCCATGATGGAAAGCCTGCATAGAGTAATGGGCCACAACCTGAGTTCGGCAGGAGGGCAGAAGTCCTGGAAACAGGACGGACTGTTCCACTTCAGCTACAACATGGTCTTTAGGGCTGGATATCTAGCCCTGTTTGGAAATGCAACCAGCAAAGGTGAAAAGAACAAAGGAGATGCCGAGAGGCAAGACTTAACTGGCTCTGAAGATGTGTTTGTAGAGTTTCGCAAATATGATAAACTCTTCCCAGGATTTGCTTCTTCCACGCTGTCtcatggagagagaaaagaagctgAGTCTCTGAAGAGACTCTTCTGGAAAATCATGTCTGTGAAGGATGTCTATGAGAGGAGTAACATCAGTGGTTGGATAAGTGACCAGCAAGAGCAGCTGGCCGAGGCTGGCATGCCCGAATACATGCGGGATAGATTTCTGTTTCTGCTCCTGTGGGCAGCTCAAGGTAATACTGGCCCAGCTTCCTTCTGGCTTCTTGCCTACCTGATGAAAAACCCCAAGGCAATGGATGAGGTGAGGAAAGAAGTGGACAGAGTGGTGGGAGAATCTGGCCAGGAAGTGAGGGCAGGGGGCGCAGTGCTTAATGTCACCAAGGAGATGTTAGACAAGACCCCCATCTTGGACAGCGCTGTGGAAGAGACTTTGAGACTGGCAGCAGCCCCTATGCTGGTCAGGGCTGTGGTGGTGGACCTAGAACTCAAGATGAACGATGGAAGACAATATCTCCTGCGCAAAGGAGACAGAGTTGCCCTTTTCCCCTTTGTGGCAGCACATATGGACCCGGAAATCCACCCAGATCCCCATGTTTTCAAATATGACAGGTTCCTCAGCCTACACGGCAGGAAAAAGGAATTCTATAAGAATGGGGAAAAGGTGAAATATTTCACCATGCCATGGGGTGCAGGGACTTCCATGTGCCCTGGGCGATACTTTGCTACCAATGAGGTTAAGCTCTTTGCCTTCCTGATGCTGACATACTTTGATATGCAGCTGGTTAACACGGAGGAGGAAATCCCTCCTGTGATCAAGAACCGCTATGGGTTTGGTGTGATGCAGCCCACACACGATGTTCAGTTCAGGTATCGACTTCGCCACTGAAGGTAGGAGGCAGGGGCATCTTCAGGCCAAAGTAAGTTTAACAAGAGATCAAATGTATGTTTCTGGATGTGGGTAAAAGCTCATGGGAGAACGTAGCGCTTGCACAGAATGTTTGGTAGAAGCCATTATCGTTTAACAAGTCGTTTTATCCTACAGTTTTATTTCCCCATTGTTATGGAATTAAGTGCAGGCTGTGGGCCTCATAACTTTTTAAAGTGTGGTGGAATTGATAGCATGCAAGCTAATAGTCTGTGCTAGCATTTATCTATCTAAGGCACCAATCTCCTTTCAAAGCAGTGGAGTTAAGGGTTAGCAGAACAGCACTATCAAGTGGCGGTGGGTTGCTCGATCGTTCTCACACTAAGATACTTTCATCTGCAACTTCTTCTTCTGGTTAAGACTTTTAATCCTTAGGAGGAAAGATGAGGACCCCAGTTAGAATCTCATGTCAGCTATGCACTCACTGGGTGCCCTTTGGCAAGCCAGGTGTATCTCATTGTCTTTGGGCTTGTACACAATTCcatttgtcccatgcctagaaagcatgggtctgaatTGTTTCCCCATTGTCCCACTTAATTCCCAGGGAAAACACACTCCTTGGCTTTGAATCAGAAAGAAaacgtcaatctgcagaaaacccaattgccgtTTGTtgcaattgagcactaaagagtggctttccccagagaaagcagcaggacaagacaaagtgtgaataagccctctGTCTCTATCCCCAATCTgaagtgaggtgtgtgtgtgtgtgtgtgtgtgtgtgtgtgtgtgtgtgtgtgtgtagaaccaGGTACTCTGTTCCCCCCTTGCTTTGTGCACCCTGAACCCACATTTGCACTTGCCAGCAACATGGAATGTCCTAACTTTAGAATTCAAAAGCTTCACCCGGACACTTTTTCTTACCCAGCATAC is a window of Zootoca vivipara chromosome 12, rZooViv1.1, whole genome shotgun sequence DNA encoding:
- the LOC118091758 gene encoding 5-beta-cholestane-3-alpha,7-alpha-diol 12-alpha-hydroxylase-like, translated to MAFWAMVLCAVLACILGGLYLVGAFRQRRAKEPPLDKGLIPWLGHALSYRKDGVDFLQRMQKKHGDIFTVLLGGYYFTFVMDPLSYGAIVKEARTRLDFNAFATQLVAQVFGFKPEISTHKIIETASVKHLKGNGLVVMTQAMMESLHRVMGHNLSSAGGQKSWKQDGLFHFSYNMVFRAGYLALFGNATSKGEKNKGDAERQDLTGSEDVFVEFRKYDKLFPGFASSTLSHGERKEAESLKRLFWKIMSVKDVYERSNISGWISDQQEQLAEAGMPEYMRDRFLFLLLWAAQGNTGPASFWLLAYLMKNPKAMDEVRKEVDRVVGESGQEVRAGGAVLNVTKEMLDKTPILDSAVEETLRLAAAPMLVRAVVVDLELKMNDGRQYLLRKGDRVALFPFVAAHMDPEIHPDPHVFKYDRFLSLHGRKKEFYKNGEKVKYFTMPWGAGTSMCPGRYFATNEVKLFAFLMLTYFDMQLVNTEEEIPPVIKNRYGFGVMQPTHDVQFRYRLRH